The Brienomyrus brachyistius isolate T26 unplaced genomic scaffold, BBRACH_0.4 scaffold50, whole genome shotgun sequence DNA window TACAATGGCAGGGAGCTAATAATAGGCTTGTCAGTTGACAGTTATTCTtggagcagggtggggggggggacctgggAAGGAGGGGTAGTTAGAAAACACTCCCTGGTATGCAGTGATTTGAAGGTGTTACGGAGACACCTACGCTGCCTACATATGGATGCTTTCCAATTAACGATAAATGAAATGAACACTGTGCCCCGTTTGATTGGTAGTAATGAAGACGGAGAGGTAGCATCACCATGGTCGTTGACCGTGACATCCGCCCTGTCCTGATGTTTTCCTTGTCGTCTTCCCCTCAGCTGTGCGCTTCGGCCGAATCCCTAAGCGGGAGAAGCAGAGGCTCCTGGACGAGATGCAGAGCTACATGAACAGCCTGAACGAATCCACATCCATGGATATTGATTCATCCCCGCCGCCTGAGACCCCACCCAGCTCTGGAAACAGCCAATCGGAGGATGCCATTGGGGCCATATCGCGAGCGTATCGCAACATCTTCGTGAACAGGCAAGATGGCCTGGGCAGGAGAGGCAACATGAACAAGAACAACAGTCCGCCGTCATTTCAGAACGTGTCGTCTCCGGATCCTGGCTGCGGCGAACCCCGGCCCCAAACCTACCAAACGCAGGGATACCACTCTTACACCTCTGCTGGGTTCCAAGCCCACACCATCCCGCACTGTCCTGTAGGCCCACGGGACAttaacccctcgtttgcctttGTTGACAATGCCTCTCAAGGCTACCAGTCTTCAGCCACTGAAAATCACGGCCAACCAAAAGGCTACCCGGGCAATTACAACGAGTACTCAGATGGCGAGTCGCAATCCCAGAGTCAATGTCCCTGGAGACCAGGAGGAGGCACCAAAGTTCTGGTGAGTTACATCAGGAGGTAGACGTCAGGAGGTAGACGTCAGGAGGTAGACGTCAGGAGGTAGACGTCAGGAGGTAGACGTCTTGTCTTTTTCACACCCCTGCACCCCCTTACTGATCGGGCTTCTTCCCCTGCAGGCCTGCCCCCTCAATGCCTGCCCCATCTCCCCGGGTGTGCTCACCAGCCAACAGGTGTGGGAGTCCTTCTCCCAGTGCTTCACACCCGCCGTGCGTGAGGTGGTGGAGTTTGCCAAGAGCATCCCGGGTTTCCAGGGACTCAGTCAACATGATCAGGTCATGCTTCTCAAGGCTGGGACTTTCCAGGTACCAGTGTCCTCCTTCCTTGAGGAATTTCCACCGGTCGAAACATTGAGAGCCACCTCACGTAACTAAACCTATGCTCTTGGTCTTCTGGCTTCCCATAGGTCCTGATGGTGAGGTTCTGCTCATTGTTCAACCCCAAGGAACGGACAGTGACCTTCCTGAATGGGCAGACATACCCCCTGACAGCCCTAAGGGCTATGGGCATGGGCTCCCTGCTGGACGCCATGTTTGACTTCAGCGAGAAAGTGGGAGCACTTGGACTGGAGGCTGATGAGATGGCGCTCTTCATGGCCGTGGTGCTGGTTTCTGCAGGTGGGGGACGCCGCCCTACAGTTCCTCATGGTTCCTAACAACCGTAAAAATGCACAGATGATCTGTGCAGATTCTAAGCACAAGAAAATATCAACTAAATCTCATA harbors:
- the LOC125723598 gene encoding nuclear receptor subfamily 1 group D member 1-like, whose amino-acid sequence is MDSGPGGVILYAGSAGSASPSPGSPSSGYQTQSPSSHSQPSSPEEISFTEIGALKQRGAGGTPPSPKLVFQFPDMTTTATAPQVQQTYSHPMVGKRPCGFTGTFTKTGGMVLLCKVCGDIASGFHYGVHACEGCKGFFRRSIQQNIHYKMCVKNENCLIMRMNRNRCQHCRFKKCLSVGMSRDAVRFGRIPKREKQRLLDEMQSYMNSLNESTSMDIDSSPPPETPPSSGNSQSEDAIGAISRAYRNIFVNRQDGLGRRGNMNKNNSPPSFQNVSSPDPGCGEPRPQTYQTQGYHSYTSAGFQAHTIPHCPVGPRDINPSFAFVDNASQGYQSSATENHGQPKGYPGNYNEYSDGESQSQSQCPWRPGGGTKVLACPLNACPISPGVLTSQQVWESFSQCFTPAVREVVEFAKSIPGFQGLSQHDQVMLLKAGTFQVLMVRFCSLFNPKERTVTFLNGQTYPLTALRAMGMGSLLDAMFDFSEKVGALGLEADEMALFMAVVLVSADPSGLVNTGAVEQLQECLIRALRSLITRRRPEDSTLFPKLLLRLPDLRTLNAMHSDKLLAFRIDP